GATGCATCAATTTATTTTCGCAGCCCTAACATTTAGCCATGTTAAATTTATACTGCGTACTGTAAACATGAGTCTATAGATGTATAAAGATACATCTTTTGATTATGGTTTAGATCTTATTTGTCTGACAGAAGTTTCAGTCCACCTTAGGGATTTTGTATCACCTTCTGCATCATTCTCGTGTGGTGTCCCTCAGGGTTCATTATTGGACccgttttattttcattatatctaCTTCCGTTAGGGTTCAATTTTAGGAAATACGGCATCTCGTTTCATTGCTATGCAGATGATACACAACTCTATCTCCCTTGAGTTAGAAGTCATGATATTTAGACCTGGCAACATCGGtgctaaaatgtgattttaacatactttctctgtaaaaaaaaaaattaatttgtttccacttgtagtacacttgaaccatctttcatacacttaAATATACTCATCACACGTAGaaaatacacttaattatttcaaatatgagaataatatatagtataatgaatatataaaaatgtatttctattgTATTTCCCACATTTTTATATAGCtataaaaattatacatatatacatatatatatataattttttttttttttttaaacagagaaagtatgttaaaagcacattttagttcatattcatggtgtcccaaaatagcacagttgagtacacttagatgttCATAAGATTATCTttagaagtactaaagaatcattttttgtatattaagtacaaCATTAGTGTGCGAaaagagcactttaagtacattatggaattgtactgaaataaagtgtattttactGCATGTCTTTTCACCTAGGTACAGTGTTTTACGTAATACATTTCTACTGGATTTTTCATGAAAATCCAAATAGAACTTAGTgatagtatatataaaaatccatTCAAATTTTAAGTAAAGCGATCATAGCACACTTTTAAGCAAtgcaattataaaacacttctGGTACTTTCTGAATAcactttaaatcaatttaagtgTTAGCGCTAACTAGTGTATTTAtattaagtgtacttaaataGCACAGTTGGGAAAATGTACTTATAATTATAACAtcactaatatattttaaatacagtcaatttaatttaaacttaagATAACTATATAAAAGTGTActaacataacacattttttaaatcattcaaAGCTcacttttaagaaatacacCAATAAAAGTCCTCTGTATATTTTTGCAGtagtatattttaatgcactAAAATCAATTTGTCTGTAAAACTAAATTCAAATGTTGCAATTGCACTGAGGTACTACTGAAGTAGAAATAGCCTACACTTTTAATCAACGTATTTATAATGTACaacttttacaattttatttagcacaaaaaaataagaatgttctacaaatgcttgtctttaagtattttttaagTGCATTCAagtacactttatttttacctGGGCATATGTAAAGCAAATATACTGTGACATTCCTGAAAAATCATAATCATTACCAACCTATTAGTTCCTCGGtttcttcctctttctctctgcatGGCTCTGGATCACTTATGTCCTCAggctcctctttaataaacccCATCTTTCCATGTAAAGTATCACAGCTGTTACTCCTGTGGAGTTTTGCTGCTTGTCTAGAGGCtttcaatgagaaaaaccagtagaaagaaaaagaaaagctaagTAAATCACTACTGTTCCTCATGTGTTGACGCGATTCACTCAGAAAATAACACCGATATATTTTGGCGCCATTTACGTGAGATAAACTATCAGCAAACAAATCATTGCAGTATTCCGTTTAACATTGACTTCTTtttaccaaaaaacaaaaaaattgcaataatacCAAGTTGTCGGAATACCTTTGTTTAAACAACTATGAATCGTGCTAAAAGTTGCTTACACCTTAAATCCTTAACGactcaaaacaaacacatttcctCCGATGAAGAACAGCAGACGGCGGAGTTCCGGCGCAGACGTTCTGACGTCACGACGCGACAGcgtcaaaataaaagaccaTTTAAAGGTCCTATAATCAcgaaaaactatttttttaaaaatcgacATCTTATGGTTGTAATATTTTGGTAATTTCTTATTGACGAAGTAACTACAACGTCATATGTCCGTGAAATTACAACATTCTGATCAccagaatttactgtataaaatgTGTAAACGTCAGTCACAAGATTGAAATTCCCCTTATgataaaatcagaaaatacGGACGATATGTTTGCCATAAAGCTGACTGAAAACAATGAGCTTGATAAACCCTCAAGctatttaaaacataaacaaCTATAGATCAATTCTGACAGTTTTGTAAAGATTTGCAATAATCATGAATGTAACATTGTCTACTTAAAAGTAAGTGAAAGACTTAAAGCACTTTTTATGTTAATGGTATCACAGTATTTTAtaccaaaatatataataatagtataCAATAAGAGTAGCAAGACTATCAAGCCAGCTGGCTAAATATGTGAAATTATAACATGCTAATTAGTATAAAGGACCTCAAGGTAAAAAATGCCAATAGCATAAGTCAAGAttaactttattgtcattcagCAATCATACAGGCATACAAGAGACAATTATTTTACTAAAGGACTAAGACATGCAATACAAACATGTTTACAAAGTAGGGAATATATGCTGCTTTCAGACTGTAATAACTACAGCTATGGCAATGTGATTACAAAGAGAACTGGGTTTCTTTTTCACGCAACACTTTTAAAAGAGAAAACTCAAGTATGTGCATCTTTAATGAGTAGCTTGCTTTTTCAATTTACAGCAAAGCATGGAAAATGGATAGTTTCCCataaatttgctgttaatttactcactcgCAGGCAATCCCAGATgtaggtgttttttttccttagctagaacagtaaagaagattttgtTGGTTGAAACCATCCTTGGTGATTAAACTTAATCCACTcaactttttacataaacaatgagaaatcataaaaacattaatttggcCCCTTCATTAAAGTGTTCGGTTCACACATGCGCAGATCAGCGTCTCATTGGTCTTCGGTCCGAGTCGAATTGTTTCCTGAGTTCAGTGACTGCTGGAGGAACTGGAGCACTGAATCAGTTCATTCATCACAGGCTCAGATTCACCGCTATTTCTGCTAATTTCCAGTCAGAGTGACTGTCAGGCATCTGAAAGCAAGTATTGATTTAGTAACTTGTAGATCTGTGCTACTTGAGCCACAAACTGTTTCAGACAGTTCAGTCCGATTTGTTGAACTTGTTCATTGAGttcattaaaaagaaccagttcaaaaGAACGATTAGTTTGTTAACTGAAAATCACTCCGGACCGTTtgcctgaggctctggattaaaggtaataatgttgtaaataatgttcagtttcttgcacagactcatcgtttcgcttcataagacctcaatatatcatcaggagcCACGGTTATTCATTTTGTGCTCCTTGATATGCTTTTTTCACTCTCAAAGTGACGATAGCCGTTGActtaaaaatcttctttacggttttactgaagaaaaaaaaaaaaatcaccatctTGCAAGGCCTGGGAGTAcctaaattaacagcaaattttattttaattattggatgaactattcttttaattaTGGGCATCAACAAGAATTGCTTGTCAGTTtttgtacaacccgaattccggaaatgttgggacatttttttaaatttgaataaaatgacaaataaaagactttcaaatcacatgagccaatattttattcacaatagaacatagagaacataaatgtttaaacggagaaattttacacttttatccactaaacaagctcatttcaaatttgatgcctgcttcaggtctcaaaaaagttgacacgggggcaacaaagggctgaaaaagcaagacattttgaaaagattcagctgggagaacatctggcaactaattaagttaattgacatcaggtctgtaacatgattagctataaaagggatgtcttagagaggcagagtctctcagaagtaaagatgggcagaggctctccaatctgtgaaagagtgcataaaaatattgtggaatactttaaaaacaacgttcctcaatgtcaaattgcaaaggctttgcaaatctcatcatctacagtgcataacatcatcaaaagattaagagaaactggagaaatatctgtgcgtaagggacaaagctgaagacctttgttggatgcccgtggtcttcgggccctcagacggcactgcatcactcatcggcatgattctgtcattgacattactaaatgggcccagaaATACTTCCAGAAATCATGCacaaaggaagccatatgtgaacatggtccagaagcaccgtcgtgtcctgtgggccaaggctcatttaaaatgcactgtttcaaagtggaaaagtgttctatggtcagacgagtccaaatttgacattcttgttggaaatcacggacgtcgtgtcctccgggctaaagaggagggagaccttccagcgtgttatcagcgttctgTTCAAAatccagcatctctgatggtatgggggtgcataagtgcatacggtatgggcagcttgcatgttttggaaggcactatgaatgctgaaaggtatataaaggttttatagcaacatatgctcccctccagacaacgtctatttcagcaggacaatgcaaaattACATACTGCaactattacaacagcatgccTTCGTAGcagaagagtccaggtgctgaattggcctgcctgcagtccagatctttcacctatagacaacatttggcgcatcattaaatgaaaaatacatcaaagacgaccacaaactcttcagcagctggaaacctatatcaggaaagaatgggaccaaattccaacaccaaaactccagaaactcataacctcgatgcccagacgtcttcaaactattttgaaaagaagaggagatgctacaccatgataaacatgcccccgtcccaactattttgagacctgtagcaggctcaaatttgaaatgagctcattttgtgcataaaattgtaaaatttctcagtttaaacatttgttatgttatctatgttctattgtgaataaaatactgGCTCGTGtaatttgaaattcttttagttttccttttattcaaattcaaaaaacgtcccaacatttccggaattcgagttgttcttttgaacatgaGAACTGggatttcaatatttttttctgcactttgttcttttatattttactaaagCAGCAACGATATggaatgttaaatatttatcatGTGTCAAAATCACAAAACTTTCGCCAAACTGTACTGTCTTAGTGGCATAAATGGCATATTTAGCTAGTATTTTGACTTGCCTTACATTTGTTTGAAGAGCACAAATATCACCATTAGGTTATTTAACCCCTCTTAGATAAAAGCACCATTTTGGACAAAATTCTACTTTTGTCTACATCTGAATCTCACACTGTTTACTCATACTGAAGACAAACTTTGCATTGCTCTACTCTGGATAATGTGAAGCAGTAGATAACTCAATATGCTTAAAATCCATTTTCCAAATCACTTGTCCAATGTAGAGTCACACAGTCAGGTTGAATGCCAGTCCACCAAAGAGCTACACTGACAATCCTTGGCTtggcttctctccagtatgcATTCTTGTGGTTTTAGGGTTCTTGAACTAATGAACCCTTCCCAGGGTTTTCTCCAGTGTGGGTCCGCTGGTGCCGTTTCAAGTATGTCGCTCTGGTAAAAGCCTTACCGCACTCAGGACACACATGCGATTTCTCACTGGCGTGTATTTTCTGGTGCGATTTTAAGCTGCCGAGCAGTTTGAAACTCTCTCCGCACAAAGAGCATAAGTAGGGTCTCTCATCCGTATGAAGCTTCAGGTGTGCTTTTAATCGCGCCGCCAGAATAAACTttttcccgcactgatcacaactAAATGGCCGTTCTCCTGAGTGAATGAGCAAATGAGTTTTGAAAGTGTTGCTCTCTGCAAACCTCTTGCCGCACTCAGAGCACTCATGTAATTTCTCTCCAGAATGATATTTCATGTGCATGTTTAGGCTTCTTTGAACTGTGAAGCTCTTGCCACACTCGTGGCACgagtaaggcttctctccagtgtgagtcCTTATGTGCGTCTTAAGGTGTCCTTTACATTTGAAGCTCTTTCCGCATTGAGGACACGTGTAGGGCTTTTCTCCGGTGTGGATTCTCATGTGATCCTTAAGCTGTCCTTTATGTGTGAAGCTCTTTCCGCATTGAGGACACTTGGAGggtttctctccggtgtgaattcTGATGTGAATTTTAAGGTTTCCTTTATGCGTGAAACTCTTTCCGCATTGAGGGCATGTgaacggcttctctccggtgtgactTCGCATGTGACGCTTGATATACCCTTTAtctgtgaaactctttccacactggtTGCAcgtgtaaggcttctctccggAGTGAGTTTTTATGTGATTCTGAAGGATTACTTTCCGAGCAAAACTCTTTCCGCACTGATGACAAgtgaacggcttctctccagtgtggactCTCATGTGACATTTAAGGTTTTCTTTATGCGTGAAACACTTTCCACATTGAAGGCAAGTCAGTGGGCTCTCTTCGGTGTGAATTCTTGCATGAATCTTAAGGTTTCCTTTATTTGTGAAGCTCTTTCCGCACTGAAGGCACGTGAAgggcttttctccagtgtgaattctcatgtgacaCTTGAGGCTTCCTTTACACGTTAAACCCTTTCCACACAGATGGCACGTGAAAGGCTTCCCTCCAGTGTGAATCTTTATGTGATTTTTAAGGTATTCTTGCTGTGTGAAATTCTTCCCGCACTGACTGCATGAGAAAGGCCCTTCTTCgatgtgaattctcatgtgacacttaaggcTTCCTTTATGTGAGAAgctcttttcacactgagggcaagtgaaaggcttctctccagtgtgaatccggACATGACAAGTAAGGCTTCCTTTacatgtgaaactctttccacacaggTGGCATGTGAATGGTTTTTCTccggtg
This portion of the Onychostoma macrolepis isolate SWU-2019 chromosome 02, ASM1243209v1, whole genome shotgun sequence genome encodes:
- the LOC131522044 gene encoding zinc finger protein 420-like produces the protein MEFIKVEIVDMSDPEPCKVKDEDTEEQRDQMEVKEEREEPSDIKENHFIEMPEDFKVGEVSLTETTEAKHSFSCPQCEKTFTHKGNLRDHIKIHIGEKPYACRLCGKSFIHKGHLNDHMRIHTGEKPYACHLCGKSFTCKGSLNGHMRIHTGEKPFTCHLCGKSFTCKGSLTCHVRIHTGEKPFTCPQCEKSFSHKGSLKCHMRIHIEEGPFSCSQCGKNFTQQEYLKNHIKIHTGGKPFTCHLCGKGLTCKGSLKCHMRIHTGEKPFTCLQCGKSFTNKGNLKIHARIHTEESPLTCLQCGKCFTHKENLKCHMRVHTGEKPFTCHQCGKSFARKVILQNHIKTHSGEKPYTCNQCGKSFTDKGYIKRHMRSHTGEKPFTCPQCGKSFTHKGNLKIHIRIHTGEKPSKCPQCGKSFTHKGQLKDHMRIHTGEKPYTCPQCGKSFKCKGHLKTHIRTHTGEKPYSCHECGKSFTVQRSLNMHMKYHSGEKLHECSECGKRFAESNTFKTHLLIHSGERPFSCDQCGKKFILAARLKAHLKLHTDERPYLCSLCGESFKLLGSLKSHQKIHASEKSHVCPECGKAFTRATYLKRHQRTHTGENPGKETEYCNDLFADSLSHVNGAKIYRCYFLSESRQHMRNSSDLLSFSFSFYWFFSLKASRQAAKLHRSNSCDTLHGKMGFIKEEPEDISDPEPCREKEEETEELIGLKEVKEESQEPNKVEDNHYFQKLETEENSQPANLSQKGHVKNHARKKPITCSHCGKNFSHKGQFNIHMRMHTGEKPFVCPPCGKRFIHRGHLNEHLRIHTGEKPFTCTLCGKCFTHQASLKCHMKIHTKKNPFTCPQCGKSFLHKGHLNEHLRIHTGEKPFTCPHCGKCFAHKASLMWHMRIHTKESPLTCCQCGKSFTQQEKLKRHMKIHTKKNLFTCPQCGKSFVNKGHLNDHLRVHTGEKPFTCSQCGKSFSHKGYLSVHLRIHSGDKPYVCDQCGKSFIHKGHLNEHLRIHTGEKPFKCTQCGQSFTHKGSLRLHIKKYQTEDGRSLKCHTRCLKKCPQCGKGYKHKGHLKNHIRTHTGDKP